The region cccctccctccccttcctgtaCTCCCATCACTTTCCTTAGGACCCTGGCCTGCTCTTGTTTGTTCAGTCcatccttcatttattcatttccagATATGTATTGAGCACCTGTTGTGTTCTAGTGGGTGGGGATACACTGCAAATAATATACCATCCCAGCCTCAAGGAGTTGAGTCTGGaaggaaagacaaggaaagaggTCATTCCAGACACAGTGGGAGGAAGGTAGGAATTGGACCTGGCCAACTCTGCTGGAAGGTTGCTGGGGGTGATGGATGCATGTGAACTGAGTCCTGAGGGATGCTGGGCAGGATGGGACAGGGTATCCCCGACAGGCATCAACTCATAGAAAGGCACATGGCCTCGCTTATTCTGGAAACTGCCGTCTCTTTGGTTCAGTGCTCAGAACTGTCAGCAAAGGTGTGGATGCCAGCCTCTCGGGGGTATACTTTATGGTGAGGACAAAAGAAGCCTTGGAAGGGCATTAGGCAGACCATAAGACAGTAGTGTGACAAGATGGATGGGTGGGGGCATTAAGATGCCTTATGTACCTCCCCATCTTctgtaatggggcttcccagatggcgctcatggtaaagaagttgcctgccaatgcaggaggtgcaagagacgtgggttcgatccctgggtcatgacgagcccctggagtaggaaatggcaacccactgcagtattcttgcctgggaaatcccatggacagaggagcctggtgggctacagtccctggggtcacaaagagtcggacacggctgaccacacagcacacacacacacattttctgtaATTGCCTCTCTCTTGGCTAGAAAGCCCCCTATCCTCTCATTGTCCAGAACCAGTGAAATATCCTTCAGTCTAGTACAGGGGTTCTCAGCCTCCAGGATctagtgcctgatgatctgaggcgaAGCTGATatataacaatagaaataaagcacacaataaatgtaacgcgcttgaatcatccccaaaccatccatCCATGCCTGCCTCCCGCCCCCCAACCAGGTTCATGGggaaattgtcttccacgaaacctgtctctggtgccaaaaaggttgaggaccCCTGCTCTAGTTGAAgtcttccctccctccacccctcccagccccacgCCCAAAGGGACAGGAGCACTTCCTCAACCATCCTTTACCCTATAGCAGAATTCCAGggaccatgcagtccatggggtcgcaaagagtcggacacaactgagcaactttcacttccaccTTTATCCTATAGCACTTTGCATAAGCCTCAAGCCTAGGCCTCATCATGGGCGCTGACTTCAGTTATAGGTGAGCTTCCCCTATGAGTCCCTTGGAGACTGGGGCCTTGACCTTGGTCTTGCCCGCTGCCCGGCCCTGCCACCTGTGATGCTAGTCAGCGCTCTCCCACCGATTTGCTGATTACCTGCAAGCTCCAGCAGAGTCACCTGACTTCTCTGGGGCTCTGGTGTGTCTCTGGAAGAAAGCTCTTTTTTCTTGCCTCTGCAGGTCTGGAGTTGATCACAGTTGGAGCTAGGCCAGGGATTGCAACAATTCTAGAGAAAAACTGAAGGAGTCCAGCCCATTCTGTTCTGAGACCTTTCACTCATTTTTCCTGAGTCCAGCCCATGCTGTTCTGAGACCTTTCACTCATTTTTCCTCACAGGAATTCCTTGAGGTGTAGGTATTGTTGGTTGTACTCACTTTACACATGTGGAAACTAAGATACAGAGAGGTCAGGTGCATCCCCCAGGATGACATGGCGTGTATCAGCAAAGCCGGGGTTTGAATGCAGGCAGCACTGGCTCCAGAGCCTTTGCTCTTAACTATCCTGCTCTCTGAGAACCTTTAAACCACCCACCAAGGACTTCAGCAAGTGCTCACTACAGTAAGTTCCCTTTCGTTAAGTCCATCAAGGTTAGCCCGGGTACCAGCTAACAcagttggctatatagtactgtgctGTCATGGGTTTAtactttcacacaaataatacattaaaaaagcacagaaaataaaacatttctaatcTTACAATATAGTACTTTGAAAAGCACAGTAGTACAGCACAGCAGCTGGcctacaggggctggcatcgactgaacaggcaagaagagttaccgactggaggagggagaggaggtgggagacggtggagctgaaggatcgtcagcaataggagacggagggcaagctgcaagCTCACTCGCCTGAcgctgatggcacaggttctggttccttggtGGAACCAGATGCACGTTGGCATCTTAGAACGTTCGCAACTTCAAAGTGCGTATAGGGGACTTGCCGTATTTCTGTGACCATCCCCTCTGTGTGGCCCAGTTTCAGCCCTGGTAACTgtcccctcctcttcttcctggtGGCCTGCTCCTGGGGGGCTGGAGGTTCCTAGGAGCCCATGGGAGAAGGAGCCTTTAGAAACTGCCCATCTTGGACGTCCTAGCCTGAGACCTGGGCCTGAAAAGCCTGCGATATGCTCTTCCCCAGCTGTGTCGTCTGCCTTGGACATTAGGCCACATCTGGGTGGATCATCTTAGGGGATTCTTGGGCAAGGAGGAAACCCAGGAGCTTAGCATCTGGTCAGATGTTCCCTGAAGCAGGGggccctctccccctgccctgtCCTCTGTGCTGGAGGGAAAGGGGGCCCTGGGAGTGAGTCTGAGGTGTGGGGAGTAGAAGGTAGGAGAGACACTGGTCATGATGATGGAGCCACAGAGATCCAGCTGCTTGGACTGCTGTCTCCCTCCCAGGCTCAGCACAGGGAACTTGGTTTCCTGGAGATACAGGTTAAGAAGGTTGGAAAATTCAGGGCTTACAGAGGCCTTGGGCAGAACAGGCAGAGGGATTAGAAAGGTGATCCTGCGTCATCTTACCCTGATGTTTGCGTCAGATGCTATTGACTGTTAGTCACACACAACCTTGAATGGGAGCCACCATAGTCCTGGGGCAGGTCTGCAGAGGACACGCAGACCACGTGGCAGGAAGAGGGCCCTGCATTCTCTTCTGTTACTCACTGGCTGTGTGGCTGTGGGCAGACCACACTCTCTCTCTGGGCCTGAGCTTTAGTttctttagaaagtgaaagtggtagttgctcagtcgtgtctgactgtttgcagccccagggactgtagcccaccaggctcctctgtccatgaaactctccagccaagaatacggaagtgggttgcagtctccttctccagggaatcctcttgacccagggatcgaacctgagtctcctgcactgcaggcagactcctaaccATCTGGTCTGTAACTGGGCATCAAGATATTGGATTAGTTGATATAGAAGCAGTTGTGCATTGTGGTTGCGAGAATTTGGATTTTGGAGGCAGGCTGCCTGGGTTAAAAATTTTGACTGCATTTCCCCTTGGTCTCataaccttgagcaagttatcCAATCCAAACACAGTAATAATCGTAGTTACTACCTCCTGTTGTTGTGAAGATTTGAATGGGGCAGTATATTCTTTTTGACTCACGGTAACAGTGACTTGTCCCTTCCAGTTATAAACTTCAATAAATCTTTGtcctttgtaaaaataaatgagagacaTAGAGGAAATCTATCTCAACAAAAAATTCTCATCCCCTTGCTTCACCCGCAGTCAAATTCCCATTTTGGTAGCATTTTGCTATTGTCATTGACACTGTTATTTAATCTAGAAGCAGGGAAGATATTCTGACAGATTTCGTTCATCCCCTGGTCTGGTCTAGAAGTTCAAATACTTTCTCTGGCTAATGGTAGATGGGCGGTGTCCAAGCCAGGAGGCCAGCTCAGGGTAGCCCACAGACCACAGGCTATGGCACGTGCCTGTGGTATCGGAGAAGATGCTGTGAATATCCCAGAAGGCATTCTCTTCAAGGGTCATGGCTGAAAATACCCAGACTTTGGATCCTGCCTGGGGGTCCTGCCAGGGACATCCGCCTAACTCAGCCCCAGGAGGGGAAATCTGGTATCAAGTCTCACCTGGCAAAAACCAAGTGGAAAATGCACACATGTACCAACTCCAGTCTCCCCTCAGCCGGCCCGAGGGTGTGGAAGATTGGATGACCGAGGTTTGGCAGGGCAAAGAGAACCTAGCCTCATGGCCCGAGAGCGGATTTCCTGCTGAGAGGAAGCTGAGGTTACCCGAGCTGTGATTCACCTTCCCTCCAAGTCTGGGACCAGGAGGAACCTAACATAACCTTTCTCACCagctgggcctcagtctcccttTCTACAATCTTGGTGGAAAATCTCCCTGGACACTCCCACCCCTCAATGTTCCAGAGACCATTTACAGTGAAGGGAAGTAGGGAAAGTCCTTGTAGAGTCAGAAGAATTCCAAAGGGCAtggggatggtggtggggagatacttccctggtggtccagtggttaagactttgcctgccaacgcagagggtaccagtttgatccctggtcagggagctaagataagatcccacatgccttgggacccaaaaaccaaaacttaagactgaagcaatattgtaacaagttcaataaagactttaaaaatggtccacatcaagactctaaaacaaacaaaaataaaaaggacaaaaaggGCATGGGGATTTGTGGGATGATAGCACTGACCCGCTTGAGATCACCTGTAGCACTGGCTGGTCACCTGCAGTGGGACAGTGGCCCTAGCCAGCGCCGCTGAGCACTTGACTCCGGGCGGGCGTTCTCTGTGCTTTCCCTTCACAGCAGCCTGTTTTGTCCTCATCACAACCCTTCAGGTAAAAGTGGCATCATCCCCACTTTACAAACGAGGCTTAGAGAAACTGGGAGATGAGCCTGGACACCACTAATACACTGCAGACTTGGAGGGGAACCCTGGGTCCCTCACTGCCTACACTGGAGTCCAAGGGGGCCCCTCAGACCCTGTTCTCAGAGCATTTAACATGGCAGGAAGTGCTCAGTGAACCGGGATGTTTGGTGAGTGAGCCCAGGGCACGGTCATTGAAGGATTCACATCTATATAGGCTCTATATCCTCTGCGCTGGTACAGGACCACTAGGGTTCCTGGAGGAACCATCAGTGTGACCAGGGTCCCTCCCAGGCCGAGGGGATCTTCACACACTTAGACCGCTGCTGACTGGGACCTGCTGATGTCTCATCGGGGGCCATTAGCCAAGGCACAGAGCTGGGTGAGAGCAAGGGACACCTAGGGTGCCCAGGGTTTCAGCAGCCCGTTTGGAAAGGGAATCCCATCCCACAGcccctctcccttcttcctctgcccctcTCTGGCCCCCCTGATTCACACAGTGAGTCAGTGACAGGAAGGAGCCCTTGGCCTGCTGGTCATGCCGTTAGTAACCCCATGGGGaaaggggaagtggggagggaaggggaaaggtGAGCCATCGCAGCACGTTGGCAACAGCTGTTGCCGTGTCTGCTCTTAACCCCATCTTGACCCCGCCACCTCCATCTGAGATGCGGGTGGCTAGGAGCCTGGATGACCAGAAGCACCGGGGGCATTCTCCccaaacctactgaatgggaaagTCCACGAGAGGAACTCTGAGATCTGTGCTTGTAAAAAGTGCAGCCTCTCCCTTGTGACACCCTAGTCAGGTGGTCGTAAGGGCCCTGACTCACCCTGATCAGGGAACACAGGGGTGCCACAGAGGGGAAGCATCAGCTATGAATGAACCAGGTGCCAAAAGGGGTGGTTTCCTTTAAGGTGAAGTTCTGTGCTTTTTAAACAGCCTTGTTTTGGAAAGCTTTCTAGCGGTTCACTCTTGTGAATTTTCCAGAAGGCTTTGGAACATCTGGGGTGTGTTCTTTCTTTTAAGTCATGggtttaaatgggaaaaaaaagattcccaGGACAGTAGGAGGGAGGTGCCTGTTGCAGGACAGTGTCCATGCCTGTGTCTTCTGGGGGGGTCTGAGCTGAGCACtgcgtggggtggggggactggTGAGGAGTCCCCACCCCCtccaaccagcccccatccttctGCCCTTCCCCATCAGGATGTAAAGATCTTCCGGGCCTTGATTCTGGGGGAGCTGGAGAAGGGGCAGAGTCAGTTCCAGGCTCTCTGCTTCGTTACCCGGCTGCACCACAATGAGATCATTCCCAGCGAGGCCATGGCCAAGCTCCGGCAGGTGAGTGCCCACCCCAGGCCTGCCCCAGAGCCCACATGCACCCCTGCAGCTGAGCCCTGGCCTGGACCCCATCCACCCCAACCTCaatctcccaccccaccctgatcCACCTAATCCCTGGGCCCACACTCAGCCTCTAGTCCTGAACCCCCTGATTATGCCCCAGGCCACACCTGATCCCATAACCCCAGATCCCTAGTCTGCACTGAACCCCCATCTCTCAAATTCTTCCTGCCGCCAACCTCAGCCCCTCCCCATTTATGATGGAGGCAAGTCAGATCTGCCTTCAGCTCTGGCACTGCCACTCAGCATCTGGGTGACTCTAAACGTGTCACCTCCCTTACAAgtccctattttctttttttttggccatgccacagggcatgtagaattttagtttcccaaccctggatggaacctgcaccccctacattTGAAGcttggtcttaaccactggccttcCAGAAAAGTCCCTCAAAGCCCCTATTTTCTTACTGAGAGATGGGTTATGGTGAGAATTAAGTGGGATGGAGCATGTAAAGTGTTCAATGCAGCTTTGGAACCCCTCAGCCTGTTGCCTGCTCCCAGTCCCTTCCCCGACCCTGGGCCTCTCCCCAGCCTCATGTAAGCTCCCTAAACTCTTCAGCAGGACCTGTCCTTAGTCCCACCCTTCTGTCTGCTTTTCCCAGAGAAACTCAGTTACCTGGATATTGGAAAGTACAGGACCCCAGCGGTCATTGACCCTGGGACAACtggcctgccctgcccacctccaacaccacccccaccttcccagcAACATGTCAGAATTCTCCCTTAGGTCTCAGAGGTCAGCCCAGTGGCAGGCTAAAAAGGCTTGACTGTACCCTGGGTATCAGTTTTTCCACCAGTTGAAGGGGGGCTGGTTCCCCCTGACTGTCACCCTGCAGGTGGCCCCAAGGATCTGAAGGCAGCCAGCCTGGGCTTGTCTGACAATCAGCGACCAGGGAAAGAGTGGGCAGAGCGCTGTCTGAGGCGGGTGGGAACAACTCTTCTCTTCCACACAGAAAAACCCACGGGCAGTGCGGCAGGCTGAGGAGGTGCGGGGCCCAGAGCAAATGCACATGGACATCGCTGTCAACTTCAGCCAGGGGGCGCTGCTGAGCCCCCATCTCCGCAACGTGTGTGCCGAGGCTGTGGATGCCATCTACACCCGCCAGGAAGACGTCCGGTTCTGGCTGGAGCAAGGTCAGCTGGGTGTGGCCCACTGCTGTATCATCCCAAATATGATGGGGAGCAATAATGAGATAGGGGAATTCTCCACCCAGCTGGGActagtcagggagggcttcctggaggaagtgatgcCTGCGTGGCTCTTTATTGAGGAGAGTCAATGAAAGGGATCGATTCCAGGTAGGGACATGCAGAACAGTGACTCTGCTAGGCCCTGAGGAGGGAATTCCCAGACaactccaccctccccacccctacccctgccCCATATGTGCCCTGAGTGAGAACACAGGTGAAACCTGTGGTGAACATGCGCAGGAAGCAGGGTCTGGATGGGGCCCAAAAACACCCGTTCCCACCTGGCTACCTCTGCTGCTGCCTCTCAGAGTTCAGCTCCACTTCTTCCCTTCACACCTTCTGGGGGCCCAGCGTCTCTCCCCCAGGCCCTGTAGAACGCCTCCCATCCTGGTGTGGCCCCTGCCTTCCGGGCCTGTGTGACCTCACTCCTGGCCCATCTCCCGATCATCTTTCCCAGCCCTGTCCTCGGCTCCTCTCTGTAAGGAGGGCAGAGAGATGTCGCCATTCTAACGCCAGGTCCCTGGTCCTCTGCCTGGCTGGCTGAGCATAAGAGAAATGCCTATTCCTCCCAGAGCACCACTGGATTtggaaattagcctccaactaataaaaaaaaataaataaataaaagaatgtatttaaaaaaagaaatacccgACAGAGCTGTGGCCGTGCCCCCCACaacacccacccctcccctgtGGGCTGCACCCCAGACCGAGGTGCAAGCCACATGCTGTCCCCCAGGGACCAGGGGCTGGTCCCTCCCGGGGTCGCTGAGCCAAGCCTGGGCTCGGTCACTGCTCTGTGCCCCCAGCACCCCGCCCGAGTGTACCCTGTGTCCTGGCTACCCTGGCTTCCCCAGCATGTTTGTGCTGGCCCTTCCCTCCCTGGCCCTCCTCAGATACCACCTCCTTTAGAAGCTTCCCTTGcttccctgctcctcctccccacGCCTCTGTGCCATCATGTCCATCACAGTAATGGCTTTAGGCGTAGGGTGGCGTGGCACTGGCAAGGGTAAGTGGATGCCTTGAAGTCAGACAGTCCTGAATCCCTACTTACTGTGTGACGTCAGCCAGGCCAATAACCTCTCTGGgccagttttctcctctgtaaaacaaGGATGATAACACTTAGCTCCTGGGGGCCCTGGGATGCCTGAAGGGGCCATGCGGGGAGGCCCCCGCCCTGACCCCTGCCTTCTCTCCCAGGTGTGGACGGCTCTGTGTTCGAGGCTCTCCCCAAGGCCTCGGAGCAGGTGTTGCTGCCTCGCTGCGGGCAGGTGGGGGACCGCGGGAAGCCCTGCGTCTGCCGCTATGGTCTGAGCCTGGCCTGGTACCCCTGCATGCTCAAGTACTGCCACGGCCGCGACCGCCCAGCGCCCTACAAGTGCGGCATCCGCAGCTGCCGGAAGAACTACAGCTTCGACTTCTACGTGCCCCAGAAGCAGCTGTGCCTCTGGGATGAGGACCCGTAGCCGGGCTGGGACGAGGGGTGGTCCCCGGGGCAGCTGCCCGGGACCCGCTGCCCCTCCCCGAGCCGCCAGAGGGGGTGCCCCCCCAGCCCCGACAACCAAGGCCTTATCGCTCTTCCTTCCCATCACCTAATCCCGGAGCCTCTGGCCCCCTCATCTGTGACTGTGAAAGGGGTGTGGTGTGGCAAGGGTTAACTCATGAAGGCAGCCCCCACTCCTGCCCTGTGCCTTCCTCGGGGACCCAGGGAGAAGGGGGGTTCTCCAAGCTTGCCTCCCCTCCTTCATCTCCCCGAAGTGTTCACTTTCAAGCACCCAAAATGTGACAGCCTATGACTCTCCTATTTAACTCTTCAAAGGTTTAGACCCTGAAAGGTGTCTGTGCCTGTCGTACCCACCTCCCCACACATAACCCCTGCCCCACCATTGGGAAGGACCTGGCCCCTGTGCACCGTCCCACTGCCCAGCAAGGAGGGGGAGAATCATTGCACCGGAGGGGGAGCAGCCCCAGCCACGGATCTCAACGCATTCCTCTCACCACTGGCCTCTGAGGCCACCATCCCCAGCCCTGACACAGACCGTATGTGCCTTTCTGCAAACCTGGACTTGGCCGAGGGAGCAGGTGCCGGCTGGCTCCCTCTAAACAGAAGTATTTTTGTAAGGTTCTGGAACAGGGAGGGAGCATGAAGTATGAGGAAAACTTGAATTCCAGatttttaatgcaaaatatttatcatttgtaccagaaataaaattttaaatttttacttgacTGACAGTTCTAGATGCAGAGTTCTGAGAGAATTTTTGGCCAATGCTGCCACCTGGTGTCAAGAGACATGTCCCTGTCTAGGGAGCCCGTCTCGGGGACAACCTGTCTAGGGACGACAACtgaagcacctactgtgtgctcagtcttgggtggggggtggggagaggatgtAGCTGGGGATGGGTATTACTAGGAAAGGATATGACAAAACTTCTGCACTTAAGAAGATGAGACAGACACAGGTGAGTAAGCAGTAAAAGACACCATGAGATAGATGAAAATTCTGATCCAggcttctccagggatcaaatcctggaaataggtttgtttgtttgtttgcttctattttagtgcttcccaggtggtgttaatggtaaagaataatgcaggagacataagagacctgggttcaatccctgggtcgggaagatcctctggaggagggcacggcaacccactccagtgttcttgtctggagaatcccatggacagaggagcctgacaggctacagtccatgcagtcacaaagagtcggacatgaatgaagcacACACTCATTGaactataattgatttacagtgttgagttggtttctgttgtacagcaaagtgattcagttgcacacacacacacacacacacacacacacacatatataatagtttgcatttgttaatcccaaactcccaatctatgcTTCCCCACCATCCCTGCTCTcttggcaactacaagtctgttctctatgtctgtgagtctgtttctgttttgtagataagttcatttgtgttatattttagattcggcatgtaagtgatattatacggtatttgtctttctgatttacttagtatgatcatctctaggttcattcatgttgctcaaatggcattttaattcttttttatgactgactaGTATTCCCCTGATATatgtaccactttttttttttacccatttaCCTGtcggtggacatttagattgtttccatatcttggctattgtaaacagtgcttctatgaacataggggtacatgtatctttttaaattagagttttgtctggatagatggccaggaatgggattgctggatcatatggcaattatatttttagatttttgaagaaactccatattgttttccataatggctataccagtttacattcccaccagcagtgtaggaggattcccttttctccacaccctctccagtgtgttatctgtagacttttaaatgatggctattctgactggtatctctaattttcttgaagagatctctagactttcccattctcttgatgaaagtgaaaggagagtgaaaaagttggcttaaagctcaactttcagaaaactaagatcatggcatctggtcccatcacttcatggcaaatagatggggaaagagtggaaacaatgacagactttattttcttgagctccaaaatcaccgcagatggtgactgcagccatgaaattaaaagatgcttgttccttggaagaaaagtaatgaccaacctagacaacatattaaaaatcagagacgttattttgccaacaaaggtctctctagtcaaatctatggtttttttctagtagtcatgtatggatgtgacagctggactataaagctgagcgccaaagaattgatggttttgaactatggtattggagaagactcttgagagtcccttggacagcaaagagatccaaccagtccatcctaaaggaaatcagtcctgaatattcattggaaggactgatgctgaaactgaaacttccatacttgggccacctgatgtgaagaactgactcactggaaaagaccctgatgctgggaaagattgaaggcaggaggagaaggggacgacagaggatgagatgtttggatggcatcaccgactcaatggacatgagtttgagtaaacaacgggagctggcgatggacagtgaggcctggtgtgctgcagtccatggggtcgcaaagagtcggacacaactgagcaactgaactgaactgaactgaactgattctgactggagtgaggtgatacctcatggtaattttgatttgcagttctctaacaATTAGCgaggctgaacatcttttcatgggcctACTGCTGGCCATGATTCTTCTTTGCTGCGCAGTCTTGATTTGTTACTTtacctctctgtacctcagctCTCTCAGCTACAAAATGAGCTTAATTTTGAGACTCCAGTGAATTTATATGTGTTAAGTGCCCTTCACAGAGAGAATGCTCACTGTGCTAGCTGCCATTAACATTGTTACTGTTCATGAGAAGAGCAACTAGTTCCTCATTTATAAACCCAAGACAACTAAGCCGGGcatctttttaaaagtcatttacttcttaaaaaaaatatttattacatattttggctgtgctgggtcttagttgtggtctgcaggatttttttttttttttttttagttgcagcatttgaattcttagttgcagcttgtgggatctagttccctgatgagggatcaaactggggtcccttgcattgggagggtgaagtcatagccactggatcaccaggcaagtcccagccAGGGATCTTGAAGGCCTCTTCACTTCCAGAGTATCTTCTAGTATAAAGAGGCTGTATAATATGAAGTGCTGGGCCAGATACTGAGGACTTCCAAGAAGGAGGGACGTGCATGGCTGAGTTGATTGGGGAAGGTTTCCTGGGATGGGACGGGAAGAGGTTGAGACCGCAGGCTGGTCAGGATTTGGCAAGGTAGAGGGGACTGTGTGAGCAtagggcagagactggagtgtTTCAGGGTTGGGCAAGTTCCAGGGGTCACAACTGCTTAGAGGCAGGAGCCTTCCCCACAGACTTTGCAGAGGGAAAGGGGCTTGCCGGGCTGCCCCATTATTCTGCTCCCCAGCACCCCCAGAACAGGCTGCTGCTGCCTCTTGAACTGTGCTGGTCAGAGGGTTGTGCAGGGAGCCAGGTTTGCTTGGCCATGGTCAAGTTAGGGGTTGAAGGGTGGGGAGATATCCTTTTCAAGTGGACATGCCTCTTTCAAGGACCTGTTTCAGGGACCTGTTTTCAAGGACCAGCTTCAGTCCTGCCAGGGGACAATCAGGGGAGGTGTTCTTCCCCAAGCTGTTCCTCTGCCTAGGGTCTTCAGGACACCTACACAGGGTGGGTGGAGCCACAGAGAAATCTGGCCAAAAGTGGGGCCGGGACTGCTCCCCAGAAGCAAAGCTTGAGGCTAACAATGCACATGAGGAATGTAGGTACCGGCCCCGTCCCATCTCTGGATGACTTCACCGCCTTCCAAGACACCAGTTCCAATGCTCACTAACAGAGAGGGCCTTTCTAGGGCATCTTTCCAAACACTGGCATTCATCATGTAGCGGCTGCCAGGCATCCTACTGTAAATTGTTGGCCGTTTGACTTGTTACtgagttgctaaattgtgtctgactcttctgggacctcacggactgtagcccaccaggctctcctgtccacagaattctccgggcaaggatcctggagtgggttgctatgcccttctccagggggctttctcgacccagggatctaacccgggtctcctgcattgcaaggagattctttttccctctgagccaccagagaaactgGGCAATCGAATTGCTTCCTATGACTGGTTCCTATGGCCAGTATTCGGTAGGTACTGTGCAATCACCTCCAGATGGCGCTGTTCCAGTTTATTCTACATTACCACTAGCAGTGTGTGAAAGGCCCCGTTTCCCCACATTGCtgctgtatcagtcagggttcttcagagaaacagaacagattatatgtg is a window of Cervus canadensis isolate Bull #8, Minnesota chromosome 11, ASM1932006v1, whole genome shotgun sequence DNA encoding:
- the OAF gene encoding out at first protein homolog encodes the protein MRPPGRRGVPRASPALLLLPLLVPLLGAPRGVGAGTGAGAPSELRVRVRLPDGQVTEESLQADSDADSISLELRKPDGTLVSFTADFKKDVKIFRALILGELEKGQSQFQALCFVTRLHHNEIIPSEAMAKLRQKNPRAVRQAEEVRGPEQMHMDIAVNFSQGALLSPHLRNVCAEAVDAIYTRQEDVRFWLEQGVDGSVFEALPKASEQVLLPRCGQVGDRGKPCVCRYGLSLAWYPCMLKYCHGRDRPAPYKCGIRSCRKNYSFDFYVPQKQLCLWDEDP